A genomic window from Scatophagus argus isolate fScaArg1 chromosome 17, fScaArg1.pri, whole genome shotgun sequence includes:
- the LOC124074422 gene encoding ras/Rap GTPase-activating protein SynGAP-like isoform X2 codes for MCTNEILLRCCCTSPGFRLCMDTSSKTWLPHQSQFGLVGQAEVCCGGSGVLTPNQSRRASFASVRQSSMETPPNATPQPFRQPSFLNRRLKGSIKRAKSQPKLDRTSSFRQMILPRFRSADQERTRLMQSFKESHSHESLLSPSSAAEALDLVLDEDAIIKPVHSSILGQEYCFEVTTSSGTKCFACRSASERDKWIENLQRAVKPNKDNSRRVDNVLKLWIIEARDLPAKKRYYCELCLDDMLYARTTSKPRTDTVFWGEHFEFNNLPTIRSLRLHLYKETDKKRRKEKSTYLGLVSIPISSITGRQFVEQWYPVIQSSVLAKSGGVGSAKVINASLRVKSRYQTMNILPMELYKEFAEYITNNYRTLCAVLEPLLSVKSKEEVAFALVHILQSTGKTKEFLSDMAMCEVDRFMDREHLIFRENTLATKAVEEYLKLIGHRYLKDAIGDFIRALYESEENCEVDPMRVPPSVLADHQANLRMCCELLLCKIINSLCIFPRELKEVFASWRARCAERGREDLADSLISSSLFLRFMCPAIMSPSLFNLMQEYPAERVSRTLTLIAKVMQNLASFSKFGPKEEYMYFMNEFLEMEWGSMQQFLYEISNMDTGGNAGGFEGYIDLGRELSMLHSLLWEVMGQLSKDAILKLGPLPRLLNDISVALRNPQLHMPTNHQPDRPKDRLFSRPSFNRLMSSDFQSLMMRDLNSSIDISRLPSPTTGVSAVESLSSNLNMRRQAERDLRSSREVFYVTRPPLARSSPAYCTSSSDITEPDPKVHSVNKSVSMMDLQDSRMNSISNLNSVGDMLTSSQASIAGLGHSFGNLCGPLRMGGHMPAGSAGSGLRLSQMGHIGGPTESISQQQQQAAAAMHFPLSFQNPLFHLAAQNSPAQSQPPPPLLLAPEPENGHHDYQPAFGNNAFSRSEDLSGLRSQSSLVQPSIVHSHSYSDDFTRQNHSNDYAWHQLSLQVQESLQQQHLMGVTSQTATGTGTPASLATPPTTVHPVRQTSIAPPQHLKSQRSINTPATATPPKVRPQSRNLLLDSSDTNFSGSQPKQRQTQPPQQQQQQQTQQQQQDAQLSVTDSPAPGLPYQTSSAKENQGPSAAAEASTDTPTKNTKKSPQSQLQPPQQHLLKPGNKQGSQSTLNTPALNERTVAWVSNMPHLSADIESLRPDREGQLKEYSKSMDESRLDRVKEYEEEIHSLKERLKMSHRKLEEYEQRLMTQEQQTNKILQQYQNRLEDSERRLKQQQLEKDSQIKGIISRLMAVEDELRGGAIPDIKPRILTDQSISQVYGGHPGS; via the exons CTGCATGGACACATCTTCAAAGACGTGGCTGCCGCATCAGAGTCAGTTTGGGTTGGTTGGTCAAGCGGAGGTTTGCTGTGGTGGATCTGGAGTTTTAACCCCAA ACCAATCTCGCAGGGCAAGTTTTGCCTCTGTAAGGCAGTCAAGCATGGAAACCCCTCCCAATGCCACCCCACAGCCCTTCAGACAGCCG AGTTTTCTCAATCGAAGGTTGAAGGGCTCCATCAAGAGGGCCAAAAGTCAGCCCAAACTGGACCGGACCAGCAGCTTCAGACAAATGATTTTGCCCCGGTTTCGTAGTGCCGACCAAGAGAG GACACGACTGATGCAGAGCTTCAAAGAATCCCACTCCCATGAATCCCTACTTTCTCCTAGCAGCGCTGCAGAGGCTCTAGACCTAGTTCTGGATGAGGATGCCATAATAAAACCTGTCCACTCTAGCATTTTAGGACAAGAGTACTGCTTTGAG gtGACCACCAGTTCAGGGACAAAATGTTTTGCCTGCCGATCGGCTTCAGAGAGAGACAAGTGGATTGAAAATCTGCAACGAGCTGTCAAACCGAACAAG GACAACAGCAGGCGGGTGGACAATGTGCTCAAACTGTGGATTATTGAGGCTCGAGACCTTCCGGCTAAGAAACGCTACTATTGCGAGCTGTGTCTGGATGACATGCTGTACGCACGCACCACCAGCAAACCCCGGACCGACACCGTCTTCTGGGGCGAGCATTTTGAATTTAACAATTTGCCTACCATTCGTAGCCTTCGTTTACACCTCTACAaggaaactgacaaaaaaagacGCAAG GAGAAAAGCACATATCTTGGCCTTGTCAGCATCCCCATCTCCAGCATCACAGGCCGGCAGTTTGTTGAGCAGTGGTACCCGGTGATACAGTCCAGTGTCTTGGCCAAAAGCGGTGGTGTTGGAAGTGCCAAAGTGATCAACGCCTCACTACGTGTCAAGTCTCGCTACCAGACAATGAACATCCTCCCGATGGAGCTGTACAAAGAGTTTGCAGAGTACATTACCAACAATTACCGAACACTGTGTGCAGTTCTGGAGCCGCTACTGAGTGTGAAAAGCAAGGAGGAGGTGGCGTTCGCTCTGGTGCACATACTTCAAAGCACCGGGAAGACAAAG GAGTTCCTCTCCGACATGGCAATGTGCGAGGTGGATCGATTCATGGACCGCGAGCACTTGATCTTTCGGGAGAACACATTAGCAACAAAGGCTGTGGAAGAGTACCTCAAACTGATAGGTCACAGATACCTCAAAGATGCTATAG GTGACTTCATTCGAGCCTTATATGAGTCTGAGGAGAACTGTGAGGTGGATCCCATGCGTGTCCCACCGTCGGTCCTCGCTGACCATCAAGCCAACCTTCGCATGTGTTGTGAGCTGTTACTCTGCAAGATCATCAACTCTCTCTG catttttcccCGGGAGCTGAAGGAAGTTTTCGCCTCATGGAGAGCTAGATGTGCTGAGCGTGGAAGAGAGGATCTTGCTGACAGCCTCATCAGCTCCTCCCTGTTTCTACGCTTCATGTGCCCAGCCATCATGTCCCCCTCTCTGTTCAACCTAATGCAGGAGTATCCCGCCGAACGCGTGTCCCGCACACTCACCCTCATAGCCAAGGTGATGCAGAACCTGGCCAGCTTCAGCAA ATTTGGACCAAAGGAGGAATACATGTATTTCATGAATGAGTTCCTAGAGATGGAGTGGGGCTCCATGCAACAGTTTCTTTATGAGATTTCCAACATGGACACCGGAGGAAATGCCGGAGGGTTTGAGGGCTACATTGACCTCGGCAGAGAATTGTCCATGCTCCACAGCTTACTGTGGGAAGTCATGGGCCAGCTTAGCAAG GATGCTATCCTCAAGCTCGGACCCCTGCCACGGCTGCTGAATGACATCAGCGTCGCCTTGAGGAACCCGCAGCTCCACATGCCCACAAATCACCAGCCAGACCGACCGAAGGACAGACTTTTCTCACGGCCATCCTTCAATCGTCTCATGTCCTCTGACTTTCAAAGCCTTATGATGCGTGACTTAAACAG TTCAATAGACATCTCTCGCCTGCCTTCTCCTACGACGGGAGTCTCAGCTGTAGAGTCCCTCTCATCTAATCTGAACATGAGGCGACAGGCAGAACGAGACCTCCGCTCGTCGAGGGAGGTTTTCTACGTGACTCGCCCACCACTCGCTCGATCCAGCCCTGCTTATTGCACGAGCAGCTCGGACATCACCGAGCCTGATCCAAAG GTCCATAGTGTGAATAAAAGTGTGTCCATGATGGATCTTCAGGACTCCCGTATGAACAGCATTTCCAATCTGAACTCTGTTGGAGACATGCTGACCTCCTCTCAAGCCTCCATCGCCGGCCTGGGCCACAGCTTCGGGAACCTCTGCGGTCCTCTTCGTATGGGAGGGCATATGCCGGCAGGCTCAGCGGGCTCTGGGTTGAGGCTGAGCCAGATGGGCCACATAGGGGGGCCCACCGAATCCATctctcaacagcagcagcaggcagcggCAGCCATGCACTTCCCCCTGTCCTTCCAGAACCCACTATTCCATCTGGCTGCCCAGAACTCCCCGGCTCAGTCTcagcctccccctcctctcctcctcgccCCTGAGCCCGAGAACGGCCACCACGACTATCAGCCAGCCTTTGGCAACAACGCCTTCTCCCGCAGCGAGGACTTGTCCGGCCTGCGGTCACAGAGCAGTCTGGTGCAGCCCAGCATCGTGCACTCACACAGCTACAGCGACGATTTCACCCGGCAGAATCACAGCAATGACTACGCTTGGCACCAGCTGTCACTGCAGGTGCAG GAgtctctccagcagcagcacctgatGGGAGTCACTTCTCAGACAGCCACAGGAACAGGCACCCCCGCCTCTTTGGCCACACCACCCACCACAGTTCACCCTGTTCGCCAGACATCCATTGCCCCGCCACAACACTTGAAGTCACAGCGTTCCATTAACACACCAGCCACCGCTACACCTCCAAAGGTTCGCCCGCAGAGCAGGAACCTCCTGCTCGACTCTTCTGACACAAACTTCAGTGGCAGTCAGCCGAAGCAGCGTCAAACTCAGCCGCcgcaacaacagcagcaacagcagacacagcagcaacaacaggaTGCACAGCTGTCTGTGACGGACAGTCCCGCTCCCGGGCTCCCATACCAGACGAGCTCCGCCAAAGAGAACCAGGGCCCATCAGCGGCAGCAGAGGCGTCGACAGACACACCCACAAAAAACACGAAGAAGTCTCCACAGTCGCAACTGCAGCCACCACAGCAGCATCTGCTCAAACCAGGCAATAAACAG gGTTCTCAGTCGACCCTGAACACCCCGGCCCTCAATGAACGGACAGTCGCCTGGGTGTCCAACATGCCTCACCTCTCTGCCGACATCGAGAGCTTGCGGCCGGACCGTGAGGGCCAGCTGAAAGAGTACTCCAAGAGTATGGATGAGTCACGACTAGACAGG gtaAAAGAGTATGAGGAAGAAATCCATTCCTTGAAGGAGCGTTTGAAGATGTCTCATCGCAAGCTTGAAGAATATGAGCAAAGGCTCATGACACAagaacagcagacaaacaagaTCTTACAGCAGTACCAGAACCGCCTGGAAGACAGCGAGCGCCGTCTAAAGCAGCAGCAATTGGAGAAGGACTCTCAAATCAAAGGCATCATTAGCAG ACTCATGGCTGTGGAAGATGAGCTGAGAGGGGGTGCCATTCCTGATATTAAGCCTCGAATCCTCACAGACCAG
- the LOC124074422 gene encoding ras/Rap GTPase-activating protein SynGAP-like isoform X5, giving the protein METPPNATPQPFRQPSFLNRRLKGSIKRAKSQPKLDRTSSFRQMILPRFRSADQERTRLMQSFKESHSHESLLSPSSAAEALDLVLDEDAIIKPVHSSILGQEYCFEVTTSSGTKCFACRSASERDKWIENLQRAVKPNKKSTCHFQDNSRRVDNVLKLWIIEARDLPAKKRYYCELCLDDMLYARTTSKPRTDTVFWGEHFEFNNLPTIRSLRLHLYKETDKKRRKEKSTYLGLVSIPISSITGRQFVEQWYPVIQSSVLAKSGGVGSAKVINASLRVKSRYQTMNILPMELYKEFAEYITNNYRTLCAVLEPLLSVKSKEEVAFALVHILQSTGKTKEFLSDMAMCEVDRFMDREHLIFRENTLATKAVEEYLKLIGHRYLKDAIGDFIRALYESEENCEVDPMRVPPSVLADHQANLRMCCELLLCKIINSLCIFPRELKEVFASWRARCAERGREDLADSLISSSLFLRFMCPAIMSPSLFNLMQEYPAERVSRTLTLIAKVMQNLASFSKFGPKEEYMYFMNEFLEMEWGSMQQFLYEISNMDTGGNAGGFEGYIDLGRELSMLHSLLWEVMGQLSKDAILKLGPLPRLLNDISVALRNPQLHMPTNHQPDRPKDRLFSRPSFNRLMSSDFQSLMMRDLNSSIDISRLPSPTTGVSAVESLSSNLNMRRQAERDLRSSREVFYVTRPPLARSSPAYCTSSSDITEPDPKVHSVNKSVSMMDLQDSRMNSISNLNSVGDMLTSSQASIAGLGHSFGNLCGPLRMGGHMPAGSAGSGLRLSQMGHIGGPTESISQQQQQAAAAMHFPLSFQNPLFHLAAQNSPAQSQPPPPLLLAPEPENGHHDYQPAFGNNAFSRSEDLSGLRSQSSLVQPSIVHSHSYSDDFTRQNHSNDYAWHQLSLQVQESLQQQHLMGVTSQTATGTGTPASLATPPTTVHPVRQTSIAPPQHLKSQRSINTPATATPPKVRPQSRNLLLDSSDTNFSGSQPKQRQTQPPQQQQQQQTQQQQQDAQLSVTDSPAPGLPYQTSSAKENQGPSAAAEASTDTPTKNTKKSPQSQLQPPQQHLLKPGNKQGSQSTLNTPALNERTVAWVSNMPHLSADIESLRPDREGQLKEYSKSMDESRLDRVKEYEEEIHSLKERLKMSHRKLEEYEQRLMTQEQQTNKILQQYQNRLEDSERRLKQQQLEKDSQIKGIISRLMAVEDELRGGAIPDIKPRILTDQSISQVYGGHPGS; this is encoded by the exons ATGGAAACCCCTCCCAATGCCACCCCACAGCCCTTCAGACAGCCG AGTTTTCTCAATCGAAGGTTGAAGGGCTCCATCAAGAGGGCCAAAAGTCAGCCCAAACTGGACCGGACCAGCAGCTTCAGACAAATGATTTTGCCCCGGTTTCGTAGTGCCGACCAAGAGAG GACACGACTGATGCAGAGCTTCAAAGAATCCCACTCCCATGAATCCCTACTTTCTCCTAGCAGCGCTGCAGAGGCTCTAGACCTAGTTCTGGATGAGGATGCCATAATAAAACCTGTCCACTCTAGCATTTTAGGACAAGAGTACTGCTTTGAG gtGACCACCAGTTCAGGGACAAAATGTTTTGCCTGCCGATCGGCTTCAGAGAGAGACAAGTGGATTGAAAATCTGCAACGAGCTGTCAAACCGAACAAG AAGTCCACATGTCATTTTCAGGACAACAGCAGGCGGGTGGACAATGTGCTCAAACTGTGGATTATTGAGGCTCGAGACCTTCCGGCTAAGAAACGCTACTATTGCGAGCTGTGTCTGGATGACATGCTGTACGCACGCACCACCAGCAAACCCCGGACCGACACCGTCTTCTGGGGCGAGCATTTTGAATTTAACAATTTGCCTACCATTCGTAGCCTTCGTTTACACCTCTACAaggaaactgacaaaaaaagacGCAAG GAGAAAAGCACATATCTTGGCCTTGTCAGCATCCCCATCTCCAGCATCACAGGCCGGCAGTTTGTTGAGCAGTGGTACCCGGTGATACAGTCCAGTGTCTTGGCCAAAAGCGGTGGTGTTGGAAGTGCCAAAGTGATCAACGCCTCACTACGTGTCAAGTCTCGCTACCAGACAATGAACATCCTCCCGATGGAGCTGTACAAAGAGTTTGCAGAGTACATTACCAACAATTACCGAACACTGTGTGCAGTTCTGGAGCCGCTACTGAGTGTGAAAAGCAAGGAGGAGGTGGCGTTCGCTCTGGTGCACATACTTCAAAGCACCGGGAAGACAAAG GAGTTCCTCTCCGACATGGCAATGTGCGAGGTGGATCGATTCATGGACCGCGAGCACTTGATCTTTCGGGAGAACACATTAGCAACAAAGGCTGTGGAAGAGTACCTCAAACTGATAGGTCACAGATACCTCAAAGATGCTATAG GTGACTTCATTCGAGCCTTATATGAGTCTGAGGAGAACTGTGAGGTGGATCCCATGCGTGTCCCACCGTCGGTCCTCGCTGACCATCAAGCCAACCTTCGCATGTGTTGTGAGCTGTTACTCTGCAAGATCATCAACTCTCTCTG catttttcccCGGGAGCTGAAGGAAGTTTTCGCCTCATGGAGAGCTAGATGTGCTGAGCGTGGAAGAGAGGATCTTGCTGACAGCCTCATCAGCTCCTCCCTGTTTCTACGCTTCATGTGCCCAGCCATCATGTCCCCCTCTCTGTTCAACCTAATGCAGGAGTATCCCGCCGAACGCGTGTCCCGCACACTCACCCTCATAGCCAAGGTGATGCAGAACCTGGCCAGCTTCAGCAA ATTTGGACCAAAGGAGGAATACATGTATTTCATGAATGAGTTCCTAGAGATGGAGTGGGGCTCCATGCAACAGTTTCTTTATGAGATTTCCAACATGGACACCGGAGGAAATGCCGGAGGGTTTGAGGGCTACATTGACCTCGGCAGAGAATTGTCCATGCTCCACAGCTTACTGTGGGAAGTCATGGGCCAGCTTAGCAAG GATGCTATCCTCAAGCTCGGACCCCTGCCACGGCTGCTGAATGACATCAGCGTCGCCTTGAGGAACCCGCAGCTCCACATGCCCACAAATCACCAGCCAGACCGACCGAAGGACAGACTTTTCTCACGGCCATCCTTCAATCGTCTCATGTCCTCTGACTTTCAAAGCCTTATGATGCGTGACTTAAACAG TTCAATAGACATCTCTCGCCTGCCTTCTCCTACGACGGGAGTCTCAGCTGTAGAGTCCCTCTCATCTAATCTGAACATGAGGCGACAGGCAGAACGAGACCTCCGCTCGTCGAGGGAGGTTTTCTACGTGACTCGCCCACCACTCGCTCGATCCAGCCCTGCTTATTGCACGAGCAGCTCGGACATCACCGAGCCTGATCCAAAG GTCCATAGTGTGAATAAAAGTGTGTCCATGATGGATCTTCAGGACTCCCGTATGAACAGCATTTCCAATCTGAACTCTGTTGGAGACATGCTGACCTCCTCTCAAGCCTCCATCGCCGGCCTGGGCCACAGCTTCGGGAACCTCTGCGGTCCTCTTCGTATGGGAGGGCATATGCCGGCAGGCTCAGCGGGCTCTGGGTTGAGGCTGAGCCAGATGGGCCACATAGGGGGGCCCACCGAATCCATctctcaacagcagcagcaggcagcggCAGCCATGCACTTCCCCCTGTCCTTCCAGAACCCACTATTCCATCTGGCTGCCCAGAACTCCCCGGCTCAGTCTcagcctccccctcctctcctcctcgccCCTGAGCCCGAGAACGGCCACCACGACTATCAGCCAGCCTTTGGCAACAACGCCTTCTCCCGCAGCGAGGACTTGTCCGGCCTGCGGTCACAGAGCAGTCTGGTGCAGCCCAGCATCGTGCACTCACACAGCTACAGCGACGATTTCACCCGGCAGAATCACAGCAATGACTACGCTTGGCACCAGCTGTCACTGCAGGTGCAG GAgtctctccagcagcagcacctgatGGGAGTCACTTCTCAGACAGCCACAGGAACAGGCACCCCCGCCTCTTTGGCCACACCACCCACCACAGTTCACCCTGTTCGCCAGACATCCATTGCCCCGCCACAACACTTGAAGTCACAGCGTTCCATTAACACACCAGCCACCGCTACACCTCCAAAGGTTCGCCCGCAGAGCAGGAACCTCCTGCTCGACTCTTCTGACACAAACTTCAGTGGCAGTCAGCCGAAGCAGCGTCAAACTCAGCCGCcgcaacaacagcagcaacagcagacacagcagcaacaacaggaTGCACAGCTGTCTGTGACGGACAGTCCCGCTCCCGGGCTCCCATACCAGACGAGCTCCGCCAAAGAGAACCAGGGCCCATCAGCGGCAGCAGAGGCGTCGACAGACACACCCACAAAAAACACGAAGAAGTCTCCACAGTCGCAACTGCAGCCACCACAGCAGCATCTGCTCAAACCAGGCAATAAACAG gGTTCTCAGTCGACCCTGAACACCCCGGCCCTCAATGAACGGACAGTCGCCTGGGTGTCCAACATGCCTCACCTCTCTGCCGACATCGAGAGCTTGCGGCCGGACCGTGAGGGCCAGCTGAAAGAGTACTCCAAGAGTATGGATGAGTCACGACTAGACAGG gtaAAAGAGTATGAGGAAGAAATCCATTCCTTGAAGGAGCGTTTGAAGATGTCTCATCGCAAGCTTGAAGAATATGAGCAAAGGCTCATGACACAagaacagcagacaaacaagaTCTTACAGCAGTACCAGAACCGCCTGGAAGACAGCGAGCGCCGTCTAAAGCAGCAGCAATTGGAGAAGGACTCTCAAATCAAAGGCATCATTAGCAG ACTCATGGCTGTGGAAGATGAGCTGAGAGGGGGTGCCATTCCTGATATTAAGCCTCGAATCCTCACAGACCAG